The DNA sequence AGGCAAGGGTTTAGGGTTGCCTATCTGTCTGTAAGCGCTATTATAAGTTAAGGTATATCCAGGTGGCAGGAAAGCGCTAACCGCAAAACATCTCTTGTTTGTTTTTGAAAAAGGATTTGAGGCTATGGTGATAAAGCCTCTTTCCTCTCTTGCATAGCCAACAGCTAATCTCTGCGGCAACATAAATAACCTGCTACCAAAGGGGAGCCTTATCCAGTCTTTGGCAGTTAATCTGAAAAACACACCTGCCTTCATACCGCAGGCCTCAATATCAAAAAGCTCAGAGACCTTGCCTTTTTTATCACTTATGAGTAACTGAGGATAAGCTCCTATCATGACCTATCTATTTTAGCGTAAAAAAAATACCCTTTGCAATAAATATATCACAAAGGGCTATAGTTATGTAATTTAATTATTATATTTTTAGATATTCTTGGGTAATACCGTTATCTCTACCTTGGTTATGCCTTTTCTTACCATCCTAAGCTCACAAGCTGCTGCTAGCGACAAATCAATTATTCTCCCCTTTATATATGGGCCGCGGTCGTTTATCCTTACAATAACCTCCCTGTTATTGCTTAGATTCTTAACCTTAACAATACTGCCCAGGGGTAAGCTAGGATGTGCAGCCGTTAATCCATACATATTATATCTTTCCCCAGCTGCTGTCTTTCTTCCATGGAATCTCTTTCCATACCAAGATGCTATCCCAACCTGAAAGCTGGACCTGAAAGAGGAACCTGTATTTGCAAAGCAATGCTCTCCTCTAACAGTCCTGATCGAGTAAATAAAGACAGTGCATAGGGTACAAACTAATAAAAAAATAATCCTTCTCTTATTGAAAAAACGTTTTCTTGATCTATTTGGCTTCATAAAAAGATGATAATTCGTCCTAATCAGTACTAATTTTGTGGGAATTTAATTTGACTCTAAAGCGCTCCTTTATGAGGATAACAACAGGTAAGAATCTAAAATATACTACATATAAGGGGATTTGTCAAGGCTTTTTTAAAAGTTTTAAAAAGAAAATATAAAGTTAAGTGGGTAAGAAATATCAGCGGGAAATAACAAAAATCGCATTTAAGGCAAAAAGGTTAGGCCAGAAACGAACAATCCTATCTTGGGCTAGATAATAGGCGTTGACAATCTTTATATCCTCCTCATTACAAAAGGCCTTGAAGTCACTTATGCTTAAGAAATGCAAATTCGGTGTATTATACCAGCGGTAAGGCAAAGAGCTGGTTACAGGGGTTTTACCCTGAAAAAACACCATAGCCCTTGCCTTAATATAAGCAAAATTAGGAAAACCTACTATTGCCTTCTTACCTACGCGTAAGGCCTCCTGGATAACAAATTCAGCTCTTTTAGCCTCCTGCATAGTCTGATTCAAAATTACGTAATCAAATGATCTGTCTGGATATTCGCTTAGGCCGCTGTCAATATCAGTATGGAATACGCTTAGACCTTTTTCCACGCATCTGTAGATAGCCTCTTCGCTCAATTCTACGCCTTGAGCCCTGACCTTTTTGCCCTGGGATAAAGAATAGATAAGCTCGCCGTTACCGCAG is a window from the Candidatus Omnitrophota bacterium genome containing:
- a CDS encoding septal ring lytic transglycosylase RlpA family protein, producing MKPNRSRKRFFNKRRIIFLLVCTLCTVFIYSIRTVRGEHCFANTGSSFRSSFQVGIASWYGKRFHGRKTAAGERYNMYGLTAAHPSLPLGSIVKVKNLSNNREVIVRINDRGPYIKGRIIDLSLAAACELRMVRKGITKVEITVLPKNI
- the metW gene encoding methionine biosynthesis protein MetW encodes the protein MQDRPKRLDNKIIYSIIEPESKVLDLGCGNGELIYSLSQGKKVRAQGVELSEEAIYRCVEKGLSVFHTDIDSGLSEYPDRSFDYVILNQTMQEAKRAEFVIQEALRVGKKAIVGFPNFAYIKARAMVFFQGKTPVTSSLPYRWYNTPNLHFLSISDFKAFCNEEDIKIVNAYYLAQDRIVRFWPNLFALNAIFVISR